A section of the Mangifera indica cultivar Alphonso chromosome 12, CATAS_Mindica_2.1, whole genome shotgun sequence genome encodes:
- the LOC123193114 gene encoding uncharacterized protein LOC123193114, giving the protein MGDNQMNPKSDLVEDGAPGSGLPNPPPPPDVMGTEDCGDHSKSLPVVVFESKRVVESRDDDTQLSREVNKYEQNMDSKAAKKNMGKYFYYDSPHYEDTGIWIPVSVPPMMEGDNEEWAREFHANGGYLPEGDMGWSQCLKEDKELTMWDVIAEMLLVARGKVSAIAKGDIHRCNFSWISSHLLEQAWQEMAQTLTEANFGNVSELLEAEPPKWMADSTASSCMLCGVRFHPIMCSRHHCRFCGGIFCGECSKGRSLLPVKFRVSDPQRVCDVCCVRLESIQPYLMNEVSNAAQLPTHDLTDLSTLRSWVNFPWGQSMEYEIYKATNTIRGYTKVGYLKPEKSIPDVILRQAKGLAMVSIAKVGMMVTYNIGTGLVIARREDESWSPPSAISSFGVGWGAQAGGELTDFIIVLRTTEAVKTFTGNAHLSLGAGLSAAVGTIGRAVEADVRAGDGGYAACYTYSCSKGAYIGCSLGGSIFTTRARENSRFYGSQSITASDILLGSMPMPPAAAILYRALEDLYQNFEH; this is encoded by the exons ATGGGCGACAATCAAATGAATCCCAAGTCCGATTTGGTTGAAGACGGAGCTCCAGGATCCGGTCTCCCGAATCCTCCTCCTCCGCcg GATGTTATGGGAACTGAAGATTGCGGAGATCATTCTAAATCACTACCCGTTGTTGTCTTTGAGAGTAAAAGAGTTGTTGAATCTAGAGATGACGATACTCAGTTATCTAGAGAAGTTAATAAGTACGAACAAAATATGGATTCAAAGGCTGCAAAGAAAAATATGGGAAAATACTTCTATTATGACTCCCCACATTACGAAGATACTGGGATATGGATACCTGTTTCTGTTCCACCAATGATGGAAGGCGATAATGAAGAGTGGGCAAGGGAGTTTCATGCAAATGGGGGTTACTTACCAGAAGGTGACATGGGGTGGAGCCAATGCCTTAAGGAAGATAAGGAGTTGACCATGTGGGATGTTATAGCGGAGATGTTACTGGTGGCTCGTGGAAAAGTAAGTGCTATCGCTAAGGGTGATATTCATCGATGTAACTTTTCATGGATATCAAGCCATTTACTTGAGCAAGCTTGGCAAGAGATGGCTCAAACTCTCACTGAGGCCAATTTTGGTAATGTAAGTGAACTTCTTGAAGCAGAGCCACCAAAATGGATGGCTGATAGTACTGCTTCTTCTTGTATGCTGTGTGGTGTGCGGTTTCATCCTATTATGTGCTCCAGGCATCACTGCCGGTTTTGTGGAGGAATATTTTGTGGTGAGTGTTCTAAAGGAAGGAGTTTGTTGCCTGTAAAGTTTCGAGTTTCTGATCCCCAGCGTGTCTGTGATGTGTGTTGTGTGCGACTTGAGTCCATCCAACCATACTTGATGAACGAAGTAAGTAATGCTGCTCAGTTGCCAACCCATGACCTGACAGACCTCAGTACATTGAGATCCTGGGTTAATTTTCCATGGGGGCAGTCCATGGAATATGAGATTTACAAGGCAACAAACACAATTCGAGGTTATACTAAG GTTGGTTATCTAAAGCCTGAGAAATCAATTCCAGATGTTATTTTACGGCAAGCAAAGGGCCTTGCAATGGTATCTATCGCAAAAGTTGGGATGATGGTTACCTACAATATTGGAACAGGCCTTGTAATTGCTCGTAGGGAAGATGAATCATGGTCTCCACCATCTGCCATTTCTTCATTTGGTGTAGGATGGGGAGCTCAG GCTGGAGGAGAATTGACAGACTTCATAATTGTTTTGAGAACAACTGAGGCTGTGAAGACATTTACGGGTAATGCGCATCTCTCTCTTGGAGCTGGCTTGAGTGCAGCAGTTGGCACAATAGGACGGGCAGTTGAAGCTGATGTACGGGCTGGTGACGGTGGTTATGCTGCTTGCTATACATACAGTTGCAGTAAAG GTGCATACATTGGGTGTTCATTGGGAGGAAGTATTTTTACCACTCGTGCACGAGAGAATTCCCGGTTTTACGGCAGTCAATCCATAACCGCATCTGATATACTTCTGGGATCAATGCCAATGCCACCTGCCGCTGCTATTCTCTACCGGGCACTTGAAGATCTATATCAGAACTTTGAGCATTAG
- the LOC123193499 gene encoding probable C-terminal domain small phosphatase, which yields MVAKFTKKAQSKISKNSHRRRKKSPSKSGSAANFISSINKSLNSCKRRFAKFFSKLVRMTTTPTRKSKGYKILKTEQKDNPESKDQILVPKVLFFCKENVLPPLLSPEKKTIFLDLDETLIHSKPDPPPKRFDFVVRPRIDGEFMNFYVAKRPGVDAFLESVSKKYEVVVFTAGLKEYASLVLDRLDEKRVISHRLYRDSCKKHDGRFVKDLSEMGRDLKKVVIVDDNPNAYVFQPGNAIPVKPFTGDAKDKELRMLAKFFEGCDRFLDMRDAVKAFGRFKDYFD from the coding sequence ATGGTGGCCAAGTTTACCAAAAAGGCCCAatcaaaaatctccaagaacaGCCATCGCCGCCGCAAGAAGTCCCCCTCCAAGTCCGGCTCCGCCGCCAACTTCATCTCCTCCATCAACAAATCATTAAACTCATGCAAGCGCCGTTTCGCCAAGTTTTTCTCCAAGTTGGTGCGTATGACCACCACCCCAACTCGGAAAAGCAAAGgctacaaaatattgaaaaccgaACAAAAAGATAATCCTGAATCTAAAGATCAGATTCTTGTTCCTAAAGTTCTTTTCTTCTGCAAAGAAAACGTTCTTCCTCCTCTCCTATCTCCCGAGAAAAAAACCATCTTTCTCGATCTAGACGAGACGCTAATCCATTCAAAACCCGACCCTCCTCCGAAAAGATTTGACTTCGTTGTCAGGCCAAGAATCGATGGAgagtttatgaatttttatgtCGCAAAACGGCCCGGTGTGGATGCTTTCTTGGAATCCGTAAGTAAAAAGTACGAGGTGGTGGTATTCACGGCGGGATTAAAGGAGTATGCGTCGTTGGTTCTCGATAGGCTCGACGAGAAGCGGGTGATTTCGCATCGGCTTTATCGCGATTCTTGCAAAAAACACGATGGGAGGTTTGTAAAGGACTTATCAGAGATGGGAAGAGACTTGAAGAAGGTGGTGATTGTTGATGATAATCCCAATGCCTATGTATTTCAGCCGGGAAATGCAATTCCGGTGAAACCCTTTACCGGCGACGCCAAGGATAAGGAGTTGCGCATGCTGGCCAAATTTTTTGAGGGTTGTGATCGTTTTCTTGACATGAGGGATGCCGTGAAGGCATTTGGGCGCTTTAAGGACTACTTTGATTAA
- the LOC123193281 gene encoding aquaporin NIP1-1-like isoform X1 codes for MAEAVVSNGCNEVVLNFKDGENTPSPSVCFMQKIIAEIFGTYFLVFAGCAAVVVNSDKDKVVTLPGIAIVWGLAVMVMIYAVGHISGAHFNPAVTIAFATCKRLPLKQAPAYVAGQVLGATLAAGTLRLLFQGKHDHFAGTAPTGSDLQSFVIEFIITFYLMFVISGVATDNRAIGELAGLAVGATVLLNVMISGPISGASMNPARSLGPALVSNQYKGIWIYLTSPILGAIAGAWMYNTVRYTDKPLREITMSASFLKSVNRP; via the exons ATGGCCGAGGCAGTAGTGAGCAATGGATGCAATGAAGTTGTTCTCAACTTTAAAGATGGAGAAAATACTCCTTCCCCTTCTGTGTGTTTCATGCAGAAG ATAATAGCTGAGATTTTTGGCACATACTTCTTGGTTTTTGCTGGTTGTGCGGCCGTGGTGGTGAATTCGGACAAGGACAAGGTTGTGACACTGCCTGGAATTGCCATAGTGTGGGGACTGGCGGTGATGGTGATGATTTATGCTGTTGGCCATATTTCTGGTGCTCATTTTAATCCTGCTGTCACCATTGCTTTTGCTACCTGCAAGAGGCTTCCATTGAAACAG GCACCAGCTTATGTAGCAGGTCAAGTTCTTGGAGCGACACTGGCGGCTGGAACTCTTCGATTGCTATTCCAGGGGAAGCATGACCACTTTGCTGGAACGGCACCAACTGGGTCAGACTTGCAGTCTTTTGTGATTGAGTTCATAATCACATTCTACCTGATGTTTGTTATATCTGGAGTTGCAACTGATAACAGAGCT ATTGGAGAGCTTGCAGGGCTCGCTGTCGGTGCCACTGTGCTGCTTAATGTGATGATTTCAGG ACCAATATCAGGAGCATCAATGAACCCTGCAAGAAGCTTGGGACCTGCCCTTGTTTCAAACCAGTATAAGGGTATATGGATTTACTTGACTTCACCCATCCTTGGAGCCATAGCTGGAGCTTGGATGTACAATACGGTGAGGTACACAGACAAGCCCTTGCGCGAGATTACCATGAGCGCTTCATTCCTGAAGAGTGTAAACCGGCCCTAA
- the LOC123193281 gene encoding aquaporin NIP1-1-like isoform X2, producing MQIIAEIFGTYFLVFAGCAAVVVNSDKDKVVTLPGIAIVWGLAVMVMIYAVGHISGAHFNPAVTIAFATCKRLPLKQAPAYVAGQVLGATLAAGTLRLLFQGKHDHFAGTAPTGSDLQSFVIEFIITFYLMFVISGVATDNRAIGELAGLAVGATVLLNVMISGPISGASMNPARSLGPALVSNQYKGIWIYLTSPILGAIAGAWMYNTVRYTDKPLREITMSASFLKSVNRP from the exons ATGCAGATAATAGCTGAGATTTTTGGCACATACTTCTTGGTTTTTGCTGGTTGTGCGGCCGTGGTGGTGAATTCGGACAAGGACAAGGTTGTGACACTGCCTGGAATTGCCATAGTGTGGGGACTGGCGGTGATGGTGATGATTTATGCTGTTGGCCATATTTCTGGTGCTCATTTTAATCCTGCTGTCACCATTGCTTTTGCTACCTGCAAGAGGCTTCCATTGAAACAG GCACCAGCTTATGTAGCAGGTCAAGTTCTTGGAGCGACACTGGCGGCTGGAACTCTTCGATTGCTATTCCAGGGGAAGCATGACCACTTTGCTGGAACGGCACCAACTGGGTCAGACTTGCAGTCTTTTGTGATTGAGTTCATAATCACATTCTACCTGATGTTTGTTATATCTGGAGTTGCAACTGATAACAGAGCT ATTGGAGAGCTTGCAGGGCTCGCTGTCGGTGCCACTGTGCTGCTTAATGTGATGATTTCAGG ACCAATATCAGGAGCATCAATGAACCCTGCAAGAAGCTTGGGACCTGCCCTTGTTTCAAACCAGTATAAGGGTATATGGATTTACTTGACTTCACCCATCCTTGGAGCCATAGCTGGAGCTTGGATGTACAATACGGTGAGGTACACAGACAAGCCCTTGCGCGAGATTACCATGAGCGCTTCATTCCTGAAGAGTGTAAACCGGCCCTAA